The DNA sequence GTTTTTCGAAATCATTCTTATCGCCAATTCTAACATTTTCAACTGTCATCTTCACATTTCTAATCGGGGTGAAGATAGAATCAATCGGGATAACACCGATTGCCTGATCAGGTGAAGAATTTTCAACTGCAGGAACATAACCGGTTCCTTTACCTACCCGAAGTTCGACGTCGAACTTAGCACTCTTACTTAATGTGGCAATATGAAGTTCAGGATTAAGTATTTCAATTTCGTTGCTTGCTTTTTGAATATCAGCTGCAGTCCAGTTTGTATCGCCATTAAATGATAGATCAATCTTATTAGGCTTTTTTGTTAAAAATTTCATTCTAACCTGTTTCAGGTTCAAAACGATTTCAGAAACGTCCTCAACTACACCCGGAATGGTTGTAAATTCATGCAAAATTCCACTGAATTTAACTGAGGTGATTGCAGCACCAGGCAGAGATGATAGAAGCACTCTTCTTAAAGAATTACCTAAAGTAACTCCGAATCCTCTTTCCAGCGGTTGAAGTGAAAATCTACCAAATGTATTTGAGTAGTTGGCTTCATCTAAAACCACTGACTCCGGCATAATTAAATGTGATGTATTCATTAATAAATCCCTCTAAGATTTCAAAAATTAATTATTTAGAATAGAGCTCTACAACCAATTGTTCATTGGCGTTTAGAGGAACATCTGCTCTTTCCGGAACCTGAAGAAATGTTCCGGTCAATGTTGCTTTATCGATAGTAAGCCAGGGGTACGCACTTTCTTTCACACGCTTAAGTGAGTTATGAATTGCGTCGAGTTTCTTACTTTTGTCTTTTACTTTAACAATGTCACCTTGTGATACGAGATAAGATGGTACGTCTACAAGTCTTTCATTAACTATAAAATGTCTATGCTTTATAAGCTGTCTTGCCTGACTTCTGGAAGCAGCAAATCCCAGCCTGTAAACAACGTTATCCAATCTTCTTTCAAGTATCTTAATCAGGTTTTCACCAGTAATACCTTTTTGCTTATTAGCTTTCTCAAAATAATTTCTGAATTGAGTTTCCAGCAAACCGTACATTCTTTTGATTTTCTGTTTTTCTCTCAGCTGTAATCCATATTCAGATACTTTTGCCCGTCTGCTGAGGCCATGCTGACCTGGTGCATAATTTCTTGATTCAATCGGGCACTTTTCAGTATAGCATTTCTGACCTTTAAGAAAAAGTTTTTGTCTTTCTCTTCTGCATAATTTGCAAACTGAATCTGTGTGTCTTGCCATTTAAAAATAACTCCTTCTTTAAACTCTTCTACGCTTTGGTGGCCTGCATCCGTTATGAGGTATTGGTGTTACGTCCTTAATAGATGTAATTTCCAATCCGGCAGTATGCAAAGATCTGATTGCCGCTTCTCTTCCTGAGCCTGGTCCTTTTACTTTTACTTCAACTTTCCGAAGACCAAGATCATATGCTTCTTTAGCTGCAGCTTCGGCAGATACCTGTGCTGCAAATGGTGTATTTTTCCTTGATCCTTTAAAACCATTTTTACCTGCAGATGACCAGGATAATGTATTTCCATAAATATCCGTAATCGTGACAATAACATTATTAAATGTTGCTTTAATATGAGCAACACCGTTCAGGTCGACCTGCGTTTTCTTCTTTACTTTTTTTACCGATTTAGCCAATCAAAATCCTCCGATTAACAAAAATTATTTCTTAGTTGGTGTTTTCTTTTTGCCGGCAACAGTTTTACGTTTGCCTTTCCTGGTTCTCGAGTTTGTTCTGGTTCTCTGACCTCTTGCCGGAAGTCCTTTTCTATGTCTTATTCCTCTGTACGCTCCGATATCCATCAAGCGCTTAATGTTCTGCTGTACTTCTGAACGAAGTGCACCTTCAACTTTAAACTCAGATGTAATAACAGCTCTGATTTGAGCAACATCTTCTTCTGTCAGATCACCAACTTTTTTGTTCGGATCTATCTTTGCTTTCTCCAGAATTTCAGAAGATGATGTCGGTCCGATTCCATAAATGTACTGCAGACCGAATAAAACTTTTTTATTTTTAGGTAAATCAACACCTGATATACGAGCCAAAATATAACTCCTCTTTTAAAATTTAACCTTGTCTTTGCTTGTGCTTTGGATTAGAGCAAATTACTCTAACAACGCCTTTGCGTCTTATTATTTTGCACTTATCACATATTTTTCGCACTGATGATCTAACTTTCATATTAACACCTGTTATTTATATCTGTAAGTAATTCTTCCCTTGGATAAATCATAGGGAGACATCTCAATTGATACTTTATCACCAACCAGAATTTTTATAAAATGCATTCTCATCTTGCCCGAAATATGAGCAAGTATTTCGTGGCCGTTATCTAACTTTACCCGGAATGTAGCATTCGGTAAAGTTTCAGTTATTACGCCATCTATTTTTATCGGACCTTGTTTTGCCATTAACAAACAGTTAATATTTCCGGTGAATTATCCATTATCAAAATTGTATGCTCAAAATGTGCTGATGGTGAACCATCTGCAGTTAAAACAGTCCAGCCATCCGAAGCAGACATAACCTCATACCCACCAGCATTAACCATTGGCTCGATTGCTATCGTCATTCCTTTTTTCAGTTTTGAGCCTGTGCCTCTTTTCCCGAAATTTGGAACTGCCGGATCTTCATGTAAAAACTTTCCGACTCCGTGACCACAGAGGTCTCTGACGACTGAAAATCCATTTTGCTCAACATAATCCTGAACGGCTGCTGATATATCGTGGATTCTGTTTCCACTTTTGGCTTGCTCAATTCCAAGGTACAATGATTTTTCCGTTACTTCAAGAAGTTTTCTTTTTTCCTCGGAAATATTTCCCACTGCAACTGAAATAGCCGCATCGCCATAAAAATTATTTTTAAGAACACCAACATCCAGAGATATTATATCTCCGTCTTCAAGCTTTACCTGTCCCGGAATTCCATGAACAACTGCATCATTGATTGAGGTGCAAACTGATCCCGGAAAACCAGGCAAACCTCCCTGCGAATATCCTTTAAATGCAGGGCTCGCATTATTACTTCTTATATAATCTTCAGCTATTTTATCGAGTTCAATTGTCGTAACACCAATTCTAACCTGACTTTTAACTAATCGAAGCGTTTCAGCAACAATTCGACAACTTTCCTTTATAAAATCAATTTCCTTTTGAGTCTTTAAATAAATCACAAGTGCTAACTAAGCTCTGCGTCCTCTGAGTTTACCGGACTTCATAAAGCCATCATAATGTCTCATCAGCAAGTGCGATTCTATCTGCTGCAAAGTATCCAAAGCAACACCAACGATAATCAGCAAGCTTGTTCCTCCAAAGAACTGTGCGAACTGTGGTGATACGTTGAATCCGGATATGAATGCCGGTAAAATTGCAACA is a window from the bacterium genome containing:
- a CDS encoding DNA-directed RNA polymerase subunit alpha translates to MNTSHLIMPESVVLDEANYSNTFGRFSLQPLERGFGVTLGNSLRRVLLSSLPGAAITSVKFSGILHEFTTIPGVVEDVSEIVLNLKQVRMKFLTKKPNKIDLSFNGDTNWTAADIQKASNEIEILNPELHIATLSKSAKFDVELRVGKGTGYVPAVENSSPDQAIGVIPIDSIFTPIRNVKMTVENVRIGDKNDFEKLMLEISTDGSITPDDALTQAAKILREHVQLFINFDIEQEEEQPVIQKDTEFDRIKKILLTPVDDLELSVRSHNCLKAANIKILGDLVKKDEAEMLKFRNFGRKSLAELMEIVEDLGIEFGMDVDKYLKVEAEAK
- the rpsD gene encoding 30S ribosomal protein S4, with the protein product MARHTDSVCKLCRRERQKLFLKGQKCYTEKCPIESRNYAPGQHGLSRRAKVSEYGLQLREKQKIKRMYGLLETQFRNYFEKANKQKGITGENLIKILERRLDNVVYRLGFAASRSQARQLIKHRHFIVNERLVDVPSYLVSQGDIVKVKDKSKKLDAIHNSLKRVKESAYPWLTIDKATLTGTFLQVPERADVPLNANEQLVVELYSK
- the rpsK gene encoding 30S ribosomal protein S11, which translates into the protein MAKSVKKVKKKTQVDLNGVAHIKATFNNVIVTITDIYGNTLSWSSAGKNGFKGSRKNTPFAAQVSAEAAAKEAYDLGLRKVEVKVKGPGSGREAAIRSLHTAGLEITSIKDVTPIPHNGCRPPKRRRV
- the rpsM gene encoding 30S ribosomal protein S13; this translates as MARISGVDLPKNKKVLFGLQYIYGIGPTSSSEILEKAKIDPNKKVGDLTEEDVAQIRAVITSEFKVEGALRSEVQQNIKRLMDIGAYRGIRHRKGLPARGQRTRTNSRTRKGKRKTVAGKKKTPTKK
- the rpmJ gene encoding 50S ribosomal protein L36: MKVRSSVRKICDKCKIIRRKGVVRVICSNPKHKQRQG
- the infA gene encoding translation initiation factor IF-1; protein product: MAKQGPIKIDGVITETLPNATFRVKLDNGHEILAHISGKMRMHFIKILVGDKVSIEMSPYDLSKGRITYRYK
- the map gene encoding type I methionyl aminopeptidase — encoded protein: MIYLKTQKEIDFIKESCRIVAETLRLVKSQVRIGVTTIELDKIAEDYIRSNNASPAFKGYSQGGLPGFPGSVCTSINDAVVHGIPGQVKLEDGDIISLDVGVLKNNFYGDAAISVAVGNISEEKRKLLEVTEKSLYLGIEQAKSGNRIHDISAAVQDYVEQNGFSVVRDLCGHGVGKFLHEDPAVPNFGKRGTGSKLKKGMTIAIEPMVNAGGYEVMSASDGWTVLTADGSPSAHFEHTILIMDNSPEILTVC